The region AGCTAATACTTACGCTTTAACAATGTTCATTATGATGCTATGTTGAATGCCATTCTCTCTGATAATGCTTTTGCTCACCTTGTATTTCTGGGTATTGTACCATATAGAGCAGTGCCCAGAGAAGGGTGGTACTTGTTGTTTCTGTCCCTCCCAGCAAAAGATCAACCACAGTCTGTACCATATTATCTTTATTAAACGTAGAAGTAGGGTCATCTTTGGTCTGTAGGGTACATTCATAAGAAGACTATGAAGTGGAtaatttcagacattttattGGTCACATAGAAATTGTCATTGTTTGAGGAAAACAGTGAGCAgcccaccaaaacaaaaatcttcagtGCTAAACAAAGTATGCATATAAAAATTCCGTAGCAGTTACTTGAACAGTATTTGTAGCGGGCATTGAAGCCAAGGAGGGGATAGTGTGATAAACAGATACTTACTTTTGTTATTTGAGCTAGGTAGAAGTCAATGAGATCCTGTGGATCACCTGCGTTCTCTCTCTCATGAGTCTGGACCTCCTTCATAACTAAATTGTGCATGAAGTTATTGTATGCAAACACTTTCTGATGAGGTCCTGGGAGACGGTGCATAAGCCATGGGAAAGCATCATACATCtgtgattttaaacaaaaaggaagaaatctgaGCTCTCTTAAGTTGAGAACCCAGTTCTGATTTCCAGATAGCTTTGTGAAGTCACTGCAACACATGGGCTCTTAATTAGGTTGAGAGGCAATAAACACAAGTCAGAGAGAGATTAAATACTGGccacaggtttcccagagacTCTGTGTGAAATCTCCGTCCTTGGAGACTTCAGGACTTAACCAGACGAGTCTCTAAACAACCTGATCTAATTAGGCCTGCTTTGAGCACGGTGTTGGATTAGCTGACAtgcagaggtcccttccaatgtaAATTATTCTACAGAGGGATTCTAAGAGGGATTATGAAACCTTTACTTTACATTGCCCTCTAAGTGAACTGGCATTGAGGAAAACTTGTCTGATATTTGTTAATGAGCTATTAGTAATATGCAGCAGTCTAAATTGATATGATCAAGTTGTCAATATTCAATAACCACACTTTCTATCCTTAATAGAGAGgttgaaagctgaaaaagtgTAGAAGCTGACTTGACCTCTCAGTCTTAGAAGGCTTTCCTCCAGAAGAAACTGGCGTGTGTATTTGTTGAGGggaagaataattattttcatttctttgtattGTGTATGTTTTGTGAATGGACTTCAGTTTCTAGGACTACTGGCAGggcctttgttttatttctggcaTGTGATTAGGAATCTATTGGCCAGTGCAGACTTCTCCATCCCCATCAGCTGACCAAAATGTCAACATTGTGTAATAGTGGATATCAGGTCACAGGAGAGCAGGAGAATGattctattttactttttggaTGCATACCCAATTATGCAACAGGGGCTTCTGAAAATGGGTGAATTGGAGTAACTTGAGGGCTGAATCCTGGCTCACAAGCAGATTTTCTCGACCTTGTTTTTCactctgatctttttttttaagacatctCTGTATGAAAGTGTTGGAGAACCTGATAGTGTTATAGAATGCCAGTGTGCCAAAATCTGCGCAACGTAAGCAATAGCTGGGCTTTcaagaacttaaaaatattcttgacATGATGAAATTGTCACCTGTATCTTATAGGAAGTTCAGAATAACTCAGATCTTGGTGGTTATATGAATTACATGAGAAGCAAGATATCTTCTCAAAAGAATAGGACTTTGAAGGCTTAGTTCTTATTAACTGCACTTCTGTATTGTCAAGactgaatgaaaattaaattttaaaagttgctttcattttaagattTAAGAATTTTACATACATGGTACTCTGCAAATGATTACTCATTTGAAATACATGATACATTTTGGAAATCTGTGAAAACCAGTGATGATCTAGAATTTAAATTTTAGGACACGTGATTTACTGACATAAAGAAGGAATATAATGCAGTATTGACATATACAAGGTATGTATTAATTTATTACTGCACTGTGGCTTGCAGAATAATGGTATGGAAATGTTTGGGAATAATTGTCACTGACTTTTACTTTGTTTGTTTTGACTTGTGAAGTGCAAATACACTTTAAGGAATAAGAACAAGAAAATTAGATTCTTACCCTGCCCCAGACAGTAGCTTGAAAGTAGATcacaaaataaacagctttgaTAAGCTTGCTGAAAGATTCATCCTCACTGGAGAAGCGATGACCAAAAACAACAGCACAAATTATATTTGCAATAGCATGGACAATGAAAGTGTGGGGGTCGAAAGGTTTGCCTGTGAATATAGGAGGTACCATGAATATTTTTGAATAGACTACAGTGAGAAAAAtgaggaagactttttttttttttaaatggtaaaaataATAGCAGATCAGATGACTTTTAGATAAATTTCACACAAGTAAACTCTAGTTTAATACAAATTAACTGTATGGATTGTAAGTGCAAGGAATCTTTATTTTCAATCTGCTTTTCACTCTTGCGATTACAGTGATTATCAGTTTTGAGAAGACAAACATGAGgattcttttcccctctttgaCTTGTGGTCTGGGTTGTGTGAAAACACAAGCAATTAATTAGAACATATGCCTTCAAATCTGGCAGCAGATATTTAAGTTTGgcaattaaaaaccaaaacacccccccccccccccaaaaaaaaaaacattaaaaaatttttttaaaagttttaatttcttagtCATGTTGAAATTACTTGTCTCCTTTTGGTTTTCAAGTACAGCTTAAAATTCaaccatatatttttttcctcacagactgaaaaagcaaaactcacATAATGGAATGGAAAACAGCTCCCATTAAAAAGGGTTAAAtccagaaaaaattaaattaagtacCCATTTCAATAACCAGGACAACCTTTGAATTATATTACTATGGAAAATGGTGGATTCTGCACCTCGAACTTGAGTCCAATGCTTGTAGTCCTTCTTGGAAAGAGTAAATACAATTATTGAGTTTAAAATTGAGGAAGGATTGCATGGAAGGTGAAGATTTGGGCTGTACAGGGACTCGGTGTTAATGGTTTGCTCATCTCTTACATTTTAAAGATCTGTGAATATGTTGCTCTCGGAAGAAAGATGGGCCATTTTGCTGTGTCTAGTGCAAGGAGAGTTGGAGGGAGACCTTAGGCAACTTCTCTGTGTTTTCACATCAGTACGGAACACGATGTAGGCAAGGGATTTGGCTGTTCagcatatttatatttaaatgctttattttggcCTCTTGCTAAAATTCTATTGGTTTCTATTTCATCCAAAccttaaaaagaagttttgttGGACAAGTGAATGATACATTCCTTGTGTTGGGGTTCTTTCTCTGCCAAACCCTAAAGGCCTGCTGTCCTAGAACAACTCGCAGCAGGTCACAAATTGTGTCTTTTATGGAGAATAACACAGGGTTTTTCTATATTCCTTAAATGTAAGAATTGTTACCAGCTGTCCCCAAGACTGTGTTGATAATTAACATTTTGTACTATCCTTATttcaaaaaacaattttatgtTGCCTGCTGTgcagacaaaacattttttgcaaagAATGCAATTAAGAAGCCAGTAAAAGTCCCGctaatatgaaaaatatctaTATTACTTGTAAAAAATGTATTGTGAAACTTTTACTCCTCTCATTTActatatttcagaaaaagctcTAAGTGTTACTCTTCTAGTAAATTTACCTTTTGTGTTTGCAAAGATGTCCACAAGGTGACAGGCCTCTGTTTGAATTTGATGCTCCAAATTGTTCTTACCAAGCGCCAGACTTCTTACAATTGTCATGCCAAAGCGTCTCTGTTGCTTCCAGGTGTGCCCGCTTGTCAGAAAAATACCTGAAgaacacagaaacatttatttcattgctgGGAAGGGAAATCTTAAATTTGATTTAGATTAGGTTATATTTCACTACCAAAGAAGATACCATGATTTCAGATACTGACTTTTGGTCTCTTATTTAGGTTTTTATGACTCCCGGCTATATAGCTGCTTGTAAATGTGACCCTGGAAACTGAGTGGTAGTGGGTTTTGGTAAGGACAGAACAGCTTTGTCTGTAGATGTCTTCTACATGAACAGTCTTCTGTTTTAGAAGTTACACAACTGAAGGACAACTCCTCTAGGCAAATATTCCTTTGAATttattgggaagaaaaaaaggcagtcGTATCCCTTATAGGAGGagaaatttttggttttttttccttttcttaatatGCTAGCTCTGCATGGAACCTTTTTGCTGTGTAAGCCCAGTTATGTACTTGGACAGCAGTAActcatgtatgtgtgtatatataggaAAGCGTCTTTCTTTACATCTTGTTCATATTTCAGTATTGTGTAACATCTTGTACCTTTCTCGCCCATCATATCCCTGAAGAATGGGGTGAGAGGTCTTCCGGAAACTTCCTCTGAATGGGTGACGATGCCATCTTTTACTGCTTTGTATCCATTTAGTACAACCATAGGTGTCTGTCCCATCCACAATGTGTAGATATTTCCATAGATGTTGGTTAACTGAAGAGTtagtaaattaataaatataaacCAGGAAATGCGTACActtaaatactaattttaagAGTTTTCTGTAGTTGTAACTAAACCTGTTTGCCAACATCAAATTGAATtacagctttcagaaaaattTACCCTTCTGTTGTAATGTGCTTTGGGAACAGAAGATAATTGTACTTTATGGAATAGATACTGAGGACATGTCTCAGAAGACCACCTCTCAAAATTtctcagaaagagaaacagaggtCTTCCCTGTCAGCTCAGAATCAAAGAACAAATGAATACAGGCAAAATCCCAGAacttctctgtttattttattaatgaacCAAAATTATCATACCTTCTTGCCTCTGActtctgaagaaagcaaagaaatgtttttgtgttcTTTCCTATAGCTTGCATGTgatttttcttatatttctcTATTGTCTTTCCTCAGATCAtgcttgtatttttccttaaaataagtTGGAGCAAgttcctttactttttttagtGGTTTTAATTGGTTCATAAAGGAATCATGCTCTGAACATAACAGCAATCAAATTTTCCTGCTTTGTATTGGTAATAATCAGTTTACTGCAGACAATAATTCTTTTTGTtgtataaataagaaaaaaagagtcagTTTAGAGTATATGTTTGGTCACCTAATGGAGATTGGACCACTCACAGCCTGGAGATGTTTCAGTAACTTTGGTGTCAGGCAAAGCAAGTTCTGCTAGAGGTGGTTTACAGGGCTTAAATATCAACACAGAAATAGAGAATGAAACTGTTAACAGAATACCATGGTATTGACAGTTCTTGTGATAACATTATGCATGAATGTTACTGCatccaaaagagaaagaaaataacaaggAGTAAAGCATTTATGGTGTTTAttactcagaaatatttttcataatgcaGGGTCCTTGGACTCTTTGATATTGGCTGATAATCTAgcttgaagtttaaaaaaaataattccaagtTTAGACTGTTCCTATGCAATGTGCAATTTAAGTGAAAATAGATTCAGACTGATTTTCAACTATAGAGACAAATAAATACCTTAGTAAGAGTTTCTCGGCGAAGTTTGAAGTCCAGCAGCCACAAATTTCCGATGATGGGGAGGGGAACCGGTCCAGGAGGAAGCTGGGTGCGCATCCATTGCAGCTTTAGGAACTGCAAAATCAGGAGACATACTACTAGAGCTATAAAAAACTCAGCAATCCCCAACATCTTATCAAAATTTTAACTTCTCACTGTGGTGggttcttctgtttgtttttgttttgggtttgtttttttttttgtgtatgacTTTCTCTGAAAATTTGGAGTTGTGTAGATGAGTTCGCTTCTACTGAAGTCAAACTCTTTCTAAAGAATATATGTCTGCTTTagccatctctctctccctgacAATCTACAGTTTTCCCAAGCTGAAGTCcttagaaaactgaaatatgtgATCCCTTGCAGTTATCCAAGCCACACCTACTCCCTTTTATGATCTGTAATTGTGATCTGTCTCTTTTAACTTagaattttgtttccttcttagTATTGATACTGGGTCTAAATGTTGATTATTGAACAGTTATCCAAGGATACCAAGTGTCTTGCACAATGGTAAGACCTCATGCAGTTTCCTGTAGTTAAACATTAAAATACCAAGGATGCATTACTTACTACCTTTCTGGAATACTACAATTATTATGTGGTTTCTTTTCTAGAAGAAGAAACATCTACACAATACCTGTCTGTTAGGATATGGTCTCTgagatgaaaaagaattaaattcatGCAGCATAAAGCTaaattaatgtattaaaaaaaaaaaaaaagtgtagtttAAATATTAGAAGAATATCTGCTTTCCCCTTTTATCATATTCTAGGTATTCATTATATTATGTGGAACACAACTGAGAGATTATTGTTCTGTCCAGCGGATTGTATGgtgttttctaaattttttttttgtatgataAGGATTAAAATTTCCTGGTGCAAATTTTGGAGATGAAAAAATGCGCAGGTTCTATTTTATCTgtgaaaaagagcaaataaactGGAGAAAGAGGCAAAACTTTTAATCTTTATTGGTTTGTGGATCTATAAGCTTTCCAGGAGAGGTTTGTGCCAATGTGTAGcaaattttaacttaaaaagaGGCttagttttcttctctgttattCACTGACTTCAATGTAATCTATGGACTACTGCAGGTTGCTTTGGAAGTTTTGGGAATCTCCGCCACcgaaaagcaaacagaaatggcATAATTCTGGTGTTTTGGGACAAGATGATGGATTTAGGTAATCTCTTCAGTCTCCTTTcagatgattttctttttttttttttttttaattattcatttggGACAGGATTTCAGACATCATCTCCCATTTTATCTACTCCTGTTGGGATGGCAATATCTGTTTTCTCTTAAAGTTGCTTCTAATCCTTGCTTTTTCAGCCTCTAGGCAATGTAGAAATTGGAGATCTTGCTGATTTAGAAGTGCCAAAGCAAGTTGCAGTCGTGAACCTGGAGATGACTTAGGGTGCCTCTGCTAAGTGAATTGTCAGGAACCATCTCCTTAGGAATTTAGGAGGCAGGCGAAAGAAGATGTATGACTCTCAAACATATGTGGGACTTCCCAGGTTGAGTCATTTTAGTGTGTATAGTGCTTCAGACTTTGGTCCTAAATACCATCTTTTAGCTGAACATAAGCCTTAGCTACAGTAGTTTACATCTCTTATGCTGTGACTTAAAACACTTTATCTCTTGACTATATGGTGCCCTGTGGTCTCTGTATGAAGACTTACTTTGTatagtttttttgtttattagcTGATATATTACATTGGATTTTTCAACACTTTGGTCAAGAACTCGGCTAATGTTGTGATATATCTCAATACTTTAATCAAGAACTCGGCTAATGTTGTGATGTATATTCAAGTAAGTACAGGAGATTAAGGGAATCCATACAATTGTacaagttgcttgttttaaaattttatcttaATTTGTCTGAGTAGGCTTGCTGAATTTTCCAGTCTGCAGTTTCCAGCTCAAAAACTTTCAGCAAAATCAAAGTTCTTGATTGGACTCAATGTACGTTATGGTCATGAAATATAAAGGTTTAATGCTATCCGTGGGCTTCTTAAGAACTCCTCTGAATTCCGTTAAACTTCAAGCAACTATCTGAGAGTTACAGGTATGGGCATGCATTTCAGTTAGTTTTCTAAtgagttttgggtttggttttttttctgggttaataaaagaaaatgtgttaaatACAATCTTGCATCATTCAGTCTTGAAAAATGTGTAGATgagcatttgtctttttttgctttagtggattttaataattttccgATTCAAACATGAAATATAGGGCAGTTTCAGGGGGCTGCAGACAAGCAGAGACATTGCAGCATTTGCTTGCTTTACTTTTCTGAGCAGCCACCACTTGACTTCTCTGTGCAGTATCATGTAGCTCTTCTGCTTTAGCAGGCTGTACGTGCAGATGCTTTCCAGAAAGTGTGGAAGTGGAGAAGCCATCAGAGGGCAAGGAGCGTGTCTGTGTGCcttttttatctgtttgtttagtttttggGGCAGAGAAGTGGAAacagaaaaggtgaaggagcaTCATTTTCAGCAGCATAGTTCTATGAATCTTACAGTTGAAGAGTTAAATAGACAAAAAATTGAGAGAaacaatttgaaattaaataccTTTTATGGTTTTATCAGCCAATTCTGACAGTTCCAGGATAACTCTTAGGTTTGCCAAAAATTGCAGTGTTACTGAGTTACGCTATTGAGCAGTCATTTATCCACCCAATTTTTCAGGTTTCGATGCTATCTGAGACTTTAAATTGAGTTACCCGATGAAATTATCTAACTTGACTTGTTTGTGTGCatcaaaaattcttttctttgtatgttgttcctccccccaccccctctgcCCCTTTTTGTCCATTCAGTCCCGTCTGGTTAAAAGGAAGCGAGTGCTATCTATTTCTTATTGTTTGTGCACAGAATCATTTGCCAAGTTTGCAAGTTTTGCAACAGTGAAAGACCACTGAAAGCTGTTGATGCATGTATGCCACCAATGACGGTATGATTTATACACTTCAAAATTACCAGAATTAAATGAGTTGAGCCTTGAAATTACCTATTAATAATGGTGATTATGctgaaacttaaaaaagaaaagaaaaagaaaagagcctAGTGTGATTCATTCAAATTCTAGTGAGCTTCTCTACTGACAGatttaaaatcacaaaatacTCTCCTTGTGCCTCCagtccacttttttttttaatttattttattaaacctttttctttttttaaatctgagtGGTCAGGCTTTGTGAGCGTGTTATTAATTTATGATTA is a window of Pelecanus crispus isolate bPelCri1 chromosome 9, bPelCri1.pri, whole genome shotgun sequence DNA encoding:
- the LOC104024929 gene encoding cytochrome P450 2J2, coding for MLGIAEFFIALVVCLLILQFLKLQWMRTQLPPGPVPLPIIGNLWLLDFKLRRETLTKLTNIYGNIYTLWMGQTPMVVLNGYKAVKDGIVTHSEEVSGRPLTPFFRDMMGEKGIFLTSGHTWKQQRRFGMTIVRSLALGKNNLEHQIQTEACHLVDIFANTKGKPFDPHTFIVHAIANIICAVVFGHRFSSEDESFSKLIKAVYFVIYFQATVWGRMYDAFPWLMHRLPGPHQKVFAYNNFMHNLVMKEVQTHERENAGDPQDLIDFYLAQITKTKDDPTSTFNKDNMVQTVVDLLLGGTETTSTTLLWALLYMVQYPEIQEKVQREIEAVLEPSHLISYEDRKKLPYTNAVIHEALRYSNVTSVGVPRQCVRNTTLLGFHIKKGTLVLPNLHSVVYDSEHWATPWKFNPNHFLDLDGNFVNKEAFLPFSAGHRVCLGEQMARVELFIFFTNLLRAFTFQLPEGVKEINLEYILGAILQPHPYKLCAIPR